The following is a genomic window from Desulfonatronum sp. SC1.
TATAAAATTAAACGTTTTTTTGACAAAAAAGCAGAGATATCAGTAGGGTCTTACGCAAAGGGCCAGGTTAACATGCAGAAATTATTGCGGAAAAGGCTGGATTTGGCGCGATGCGGTTAAAGTCCTGTATGTGACAACATGTGATTTTCCCTGACACAAGACAGGCAAATTCGTGATTGAATCGCCTAACCGCGCATCCATCACACCCAGCCGCCCTTGGCCCCCAGCCCGCCTACGCCAGGCTCGAGGCGGTTCCGGTCGTTGGGGCTGAGGCTCGGCCCGGTCCTCAATACCGCGACCGCCCCATCATCACTTTGACCGCTCCTGATCCCAGACGCTGCTGACAGCCTTTCGTCTCTGGGCATGCTGAGCCCTGCCAGCCGTGGGTTGAAACCGTCCAGGCAAACCTCGTGCCTTGCAGGATGACCACGCCAGAAAAAGCAAGACCGCCCATCCCGAAGGACAGGCGGCCTTTGCGCAGAGGGCGTGTGTTTGTTCTCCCTGGCGAATCAATATGTATTGCGGACACACCAGATGTAGTATCGATTTGTTATATGATGCAGACGGGTTAAGCTTCCTGCCAGCATGTTCATGGCCCAACGAATGTTTTCCCCATAACCTGTGTAATGAGTGCTAGTCCAATAATAATCACCTTGGATTCCTTCAAAGGGATGCTCACCGCGAGTTGCCCCGTAAATTTCTGGGAACTCATGTATTAAGGGCAGTCTCCACCCGGTAATGCTATCCACGGCAAGCGAAACACATCGAGAAGTGGCGGAATCCCAATCCATACTGCCAAACATGTTGGCATTTTTGGTCCACATCAATCCCGTCTGCATATCCGTCACCGTACCGTTCCCATTGTCCGTTAACCTCTGGGCCTGGGCTTCGCCTTAATGACCAGTCTGATCAGGCAGAGCATTGCCGCAACGACCACCATTCTGACCCATTTTCCAAAAGTGCGTTTTATGATGTTTTCCTTGTCTCGACGAAAGTACAGATTGTCATGCGTTTTGTGTTGACGATTATTGCCACCCCAGCGGGTCCTTACACGTAGGATTGTTGCAGAGCAGATCGCAAAAGCCAGAGTGATGGTCCATGCTGACATAATAAGGGATCTGCATTGGTCCGTTATTCTCCTCGCATACCCCTACCATACATGTATAGGATTTAAACTGGCAACCGACGAGATGCCCCCTCACAACGTTTCCATTCACCACTTTAGTGACGGCATATGGGTGGAGCGTACACCGTTTCGAAAAATAGTCTGGGTCATTCTTGCAGATCATGGTTCTGGCGAATAGGTTGCCAGAAGTGAGCAGCGTTGCCATGAACAACAGGGCCAGAGCCAGGGTCGCGGTCAGAATGATTTTTCGCATTTTCAAAATCCTCTTGTGGGTTGAAGGTTAAATTCCGATGATGTTTCCTTATAAGCACGATCCAAGCCATATAATAAATTGTATAATTTCTGCATGTTAAAAATATACAAGCCAGCCAAGCCTCTGTTGTTTGCGCCAATTCCGTTGGCGCTGCCAACACTTCAGGCAAACATTAAGCTGCCCCCATGCCATTTGCTGGCCGCGCTGGGATGGTGTGATTTCTGGGATGGATGTGAATATCAGGGTGCAGTTGGTGGGCCAATGAGGGGGGCTCGGTGAGGCTGGCTTGTTCCCGCAGCCGCTTCCGGCTATCGGTCGGACCAGGGAGTTCCACATGGCATATCATCCAGTCGCATACCGACCAGCCCAGCCAGGATAAACTGCTGACGTGGAAGATATGACAGCGGCATAAACGAAACCAGGTCCCCACCTTAAGAAACCCGCCAAGCTATCCAAAGGACCGGCCCCGCTTCAGCCTGAGAAAGATCGCTTGCCCGCCACTTGGCTACATGTTCGCGCCAGAAATGTATCTTCTCGGGATTTAATGCTCTTCGTTTCTTGGTTGCCATTTTGAATCCTCCTCAAAGGTTGGTGAGAAGAATTCTATGGCATAGCTGGAAATCATGCGGAAGGAGTAGCTCTTTTGACGCTTACAAAAAGAAAGCCCTTGAGATTGTTCCCAAGGGCTTTCTTCGTTTATTGGCCTTTTTTTGAGGCGTGTATTTGCCTTCTACGGCATTTGTTTTTGGCTTAGCAAGGGCAGCAGCAGCCTTAAGTAGTACTCTCAGTTTTTGCGGCCTTCTTCTCGGCAATTGTCTTCTGGCTCTCCTTATTGAAGTTTTGAATATCTAGATATTACCGCAAAGACCTTGCAATTTCTTCACGCGCAGTCATCTTTAACTCTTCATCGGTATTATCGTCAAATGAAAAGCTGTAGATTATCCAATTATCAGCTGGACGATAAAACATGAATTCTAATCGGATTGGTTGTCTCTCGTAGAGCATCAAATATGTAACCATCAGGAGGCGTTCGCCATAGCTATGCACACCGATACGCTCTTTGCCAACATATGTCCCAACCATTTGTGACATGGAAGAAAACTGGCCCTTTAGGTTCATAACGGCATCTGAAGAGGAGTCAATCCACCTGTTTGTTGAGTAAACGCTATCAATCGATTTGCTTATCTCTCCTTTTTCGTAAAGAGAGAAGAATTTTTCGATCTCTTTATTGTACTCATCGCTTGCAAATGCTGAAACGTTCAAGAATAGGACACAAATGATCATTATGTACTTCATAAAAAACTCCTTTTTTTGAGTTAATCGACAATTAAATATGTTCAAGGGAATTGCAAGTCTAAATAAACAGGTACATATTCTTCTTACATGCAAGACATGTTTAATCTATACCTATTATTCAGTAATCCTAATAGGGGATGGTTGTCAAGAATTCTGCTAGCCTTATAAACCTTTTTCTGGTTAAAAATCTTGGACAATTATGGTACCTGCGTGAAAGACCTTCAACCAAGCAACCAAATCTGCTTCTTCCGGCCTATCGGTTTCAGGTTCTACCAACAAACGTGTTTTTTGGGTAAAATGAGATAACCAAGCAGTTGACGCGCATCACTGGCAACGGTTAACAGGAATAACGCAAGCGTTCAGGCCTTGGCTTGGAGCCTTTGGCCTTGAAAGTCCCTCGGATTACCATGATGACGAACGTCGAGGGGCTTTTTTCCCATTGACCATAAGCAGTGGGGCGAAGCGACATCCTGCCCTTATCGTTGCCACTACTCCCTTGCCACTACGGGAATGTCTGTGAATGAGGGAAAATGGTCATTTTGATGTAGTGTTAGAACAAGTGAAGATGATGATATCAATGCTTTACGCAAGGTCCTCATAAATGGGGTTCAGGGGGGCGGAGGTTCAAAT
Proteins encoded in this region:
- a CDS encoding DUF1566 domain-containing protein, whose product is MTDMQTGLMWTKNANMFGSMDWDSATSRCVSLAVDSITGWRLPLIHEFPEIYGATRGEHPFEGIQGDYYWTSTHYTGYGENIRWAMNMLAGSLTRLHHITNRYYIWCVRNTY